From the genome of Agromyces badenianii:
GAACGCCTCGCGCATCCACCCGCGTGCCGAGTCGAGTGCCGCACGCATCGAGCGCACCTCGTTCTCGCCGAACTGCGCCTCGGCGTAGGCGAGCTCGCGTTCGGCGTCGCGCACGGCGTTGTCGGCCCGCACGATGAGCCCCTTGGCCCGCACCTCTGCGACACTCCCCTCGGCGAGCGCGGCCCGCTCCCTGCGGGCGCCGCTGCGTCGAAGCGCGACCCCCGCACCGACGAGTCCGGCAGCCGCGACGGCGACGACGAGGAGGGAGGGCAACCACCAGAGTCCGTCGGGCATGTGCGGGAGTCTAGGCGCTCCGAACCGGCGCTCGCCGTGCGTCGGCTTCGAATCCGGCGTTGCGCTTGGCAGGCGCATCCGACCGTCTTACTCTCAGCTCATGCGGGTGCTTCTGAAACTCACGCTCGATTGCACTCCGGATGCCGCATGGCGGGCGCTCCGGAGCCCGGCCGTGCTCCGCGAGGTGGTCGCGCCGTGGCTCGACTTCGAGTCGCTCGAGCCCGGCGGATTGCCGACCGTCTGGCCGGAGGGGCGCCACCGCTTGCGCGTGCTCGCCTTCCGCCGCTACCCGGTGGGCGAGGAGCACGTCGATCTCAGCAGTCCGGGCGGGTTGCCTCCCGGGGTGCGGATGCTCCGCGACGGCGGCGGAGCGGAGACCGGGCCGTTCGCGGCATTCGACAGCTGGGACCACCGGATGGCCGTCTCCGCGTTGCCCGACGGTCGCACGCTCTACCGCGACCAGCTGCTCGCCAGCGCCGGCGCCGCCGATGCGCTCGCCTGGTACCCGACGTGGGTGTTCTGGCAGTGGCGCGGCAGGCGGTTGCGGCAGCTCGCGCCGAGCTGGCGCTTCGACCCGCCCGGCACCGCCGACGCCGACGCCGACGCCGACGCCGACGCCGAGCATGAGCCGACGCAGCACACCACGGGTGAGGGGACGGCATGACCGACACATTGGGCGCTCTCCAACTGGCCGATTGGCGACGACGCGTCTTCGGGCTCTACTCGGGCGTGCGGCAGTTGAGCGTGCACTCCCCTGCGGCCGGCCACGAGCTGTGGAAGTCGGCGCGCGACGAGCTCTTCGCGGGGCATCCGCAATCGCCGCTGCTGCCCGACGACCGCGCGCGATTCACGGGGCTCACGGTGGCCAGGTACGACCCCGACTGGCGTTTCGAGCTCGAGGTGCGCCGCGCGGCCGAGCCCACGCGCATCACCGTCGACAGCGCGACCGACGGCGTGATCCCGTTCTCGCTCGTCGGCGAGGTGCGCATCCCGTATCTCGGCACCCTCGACGTGTGGCGGCTCACCGGCTACGGCGGCGGGCTCTTCGTGCCCGTCAAAGACCTGCTCGCCGGCACACCCGGCGGCACGTACGGCGGCGGCCGATACCTGCTCGACGCGGTGAAGGGCGCCGACCTCGGGCCCGGGGCCGAGCCCGACTCCATCGTCATCGACTTCAACTTCGCCTACAACCCGTCGTGCGCCTACGATCCGTCGTGGTCGTGCCCGCTCGCCCAGCCGGGCAACACGTTGCGCGAAGACGTGCCAGTCGGTGAGCGGATGCCGCGCTGAAGGCGGTTGCACAGGAGCATCCGCTAGAGTGGACGACGGCGAGCGCGGTGAACGCGCCGCCTGCGTCGTAGAAACGCTTCCGGGCACTGTGCATTCGTGCAGGGGCCCGTTGACTCTCATACGGCGAACGGATGCGCCGACCGGCGCCTTCGCCACAACACCCACCGCCGGGTCGAGAACCCTCCGCTTCACAGAGCTCGAACCAGCGGTGCGCTCTGCCCTGAAAGGCACCAGTGACCGACATCACCTTCAGCACGCTCGGCGTGCCGGCCCCCCTCGTCGCGGCCCTCGCCGCCGACGGCAAGACCACCGCGTTCCCGATCCAGGTCGACACGCTGCCCGACACGCTCGCCGGGCGCGACGTGCTCGGTCGCGGCAAGACCGGCTCGGGCAAGACCATCGCCTTCGCGCTGCCCTTGGTCGCGCGCCTCGGCACCACGCTCGCCGGCGGCCGTCGCCGTCCGGGCCGCCCGCTCGCGCTCGTGCTCGCACCGACGCGTGAACTCGCCACCCAGATCGACGCGGTGCTTGCACCGCTCGCCGCCGCCTACGACCTGAAGACCACGACGATCTTCGGCGGCATCAGCCAGAAGCGCCAGGTCGACGCGCTGCGCGCCGGCGTCGACATCGTCGTCGCCTGCCCCGGTCGCCTCGAAGACCTCATGAAGCAGGGCTTCGTCACGCTCGACGCCGTCGAGATCACCGTGCTCGACGAGGCCGACCACATGGCCGACCTCGGCTTCCTGCCCGTCGTCACGCGCATCATGGACAAGACCCCCTCGGGCGGGCAGCGACTGCTGTTCTCCGCGACGCTCGACAACGGCGTGGACAAGCTCGTCAAGCGCTTCCTCCACAACGAGGTGCTGCACTCGGTCGACGAGGCCACCTCGCACGTCGCCGCGATGACCCACCACGTGTTCGAGGTCGCCGACGTCGACGCGAAGAACGACCTCGTGAAGACGCTCGCGAGCGGCACCGGCCGCCGCATCCTCTTCATGCGCACCAAGCACCACGCCAAGAAGCTCGCGAAGAAGCTCACCGAGCAGGGCATCCCGGCCGTCGACCTGCACGGCAACCTCTCGCAGCCGCAGCGCGACCGCAACCTCGCTGCGTTCTCCGACGGCTCGGCCAACGTCATGGTCGCCACGGATGTCGCGGCGCGCGGCGTGCACGTCGACAACATCGAGCTCGTGATCCACGTCGACCCGCCCATGGAGCACAAGGCGTACCTGCACCGTTCGGGCCGCACCGCCCGTGCCGGCAGCGAGGGCGACGTCGTCACCATCAGCCTGCCCGCGCAGAAGCAAGACCTGAAGACGCTCCTGCGCAAGGCCGCGATCACCGTCACCCCGCAGCAGGTCACCGCGACCTCACCGGCCGTGACGACGCTCGTCGGCGACGTCGCCCCCTACGTGAAGCCGCTGCCGCGCGCCGCGGTGGCGCAGCAGGGCGGCGGCGGTCGCTCGCAGGGCGCCAACGCCCAGCGCAAGCGCGCCGCTCGCGACGAGCGCGGCGGCGAGTCGCGCACGAGCACGGGTGCCGGCGCCGGCCAGGGCCGCGGACGCGGTCGCGGCGGCAACGGGCAGGCGGATGTCGCGGGCGCACCTCGACGCGATCGCTCCGGCCGCCCGGCCGAAGCACGCGCGAACGCCCCGAAGCAGGGCGGCGGCCAGGGCCGCGGCGCGCAGACCACCGGCGCGCAGCGCGGGGCATCCGGTCGTTCGGGCGCGAAGCAGCCGCTTCGCGTCGGCAGCCTCGTCTCGCCCTCGGGCAACGCCCGCGGAAACCGCCGCGCGCAGGGCTGAGCTCCGGCGCCGCTGAGCGGCGCCGCCGACCCATGCCGCTGAACGGCCCCGACGAGCCTCGCTCGTCGGGGCCGTTCGCCGTTCACTCTCACTCGATTTCGCCGCACGCGCGCGCTGGCTTAGTCTCGGGTCATGAGCACCGAAGTCGTTGCCGAAGTCGTCGTCCGCCCCATCCGGGATTCCGATGTCGAAGCCCTCGGTCGCGTGCACGCCACATGCTGGCACGAGACCTACGACCACCTGATCAGCGCCGCCGCGTTCGAGCACCTCTCGCCCCGCCGCATGGCCGAGCTCTGGACCCACCTCGCCTCGCGCGGCGAGGAGTACTCGCAGTTCGCCGCCCTCGTCGACGGTGAGATCGTCGGCTTCGTCGGCTCGGGGCCCGCGCGCGACGACGACGCCCCGCGCGACCGCGAGCTCTTCTTCATCTACCTGCTCGACGCCTACCACGGCACCGGCATCGGCCAGAAGCTCTTCGACGCCGCCGTCGGCGAGGGCCCCGTCTACCTCTGGGTCGCTTCCGACAACCCGCGCGCCCACCGGTTCTACGCCCGCAACGGCTTCTCCGCCGACGGCGCGGAGCAGGTGCAGCCGTTCCTCGGAGAAGAGATCCACGAGGTGCGGCTCGTTCGCTGAGGCGGCGGCAGGCGCCGGCACGACAGCCGGCGCGGTGCTGCGTTCGCGTTGAACGGCCGGTTCAGCGCAGCACTGCTACCGGAGCACGCCCACTGAGGCCAGCGCCTGCTTCACGAGCGTTCCGCGGCCGCCCTCCATCTCGGCGGCGACGCCCTCGCTGACCGCTTCGGCCGGAGTCATCCAGGTCACCTCGAGGGCGTCCTGACGAGGTTCGCAGGTGCCGGTGACCGGCACCACGAACGCGAGCGAGACCGCATGCTGACGTTCGTCGGTGAACGGCGAGATGCCGGGCAGCGGGAAGTACTCGGCGACACTGAACGGCACCGAACTCGCGGGCAGCAGCGGGAACGCCATCGGCCCGAGGTCCTTCTCGAGATGGCGGAACAGCGCGTCGCGGATCGTCTCGCCGTACATGACCCGCCCAGACACGAGCGTGCGGGTCATCTCGCCGACGGCGTTCGCCCGCAGCAGCACGCCGACCTCGGTGACCTGCCCGAGCCCGTCGACCCGCACGGGCACCGCCTCGACGTAGAGCAGCGGCAAACGGCCGCGCAGCTCGGCGAGTTCGAGGTCGGTGAGCCACCCCGGGTTGGCCGGCGGCTTCACGACGGCCTCGTCGTCGGGGTTCCAGTCCGGGTCGGGGGTGCGTACGCTCATGCCTCGATTCTGCCCCACACCGCTAGCGTTGACCCCATGACCCCCGTGCAGATCGACGACGAAGCGGTGCTCTGGTCCGCATCCACAGCCGATCGCGAGGGTCGGCCGCTCCTCGTGCTGCTGCACGGATACAACTCGAACGAGGGTGATCTGTTCGGCCTCACGCCGTACCTGCCACTCGCCCCGGCGGTCGCGTCGCTCCGCGCACCGACCTTCACCGGCTACGGCCACGCCTGGTTCCCGCTCATGAACGAGGGCCTCGAGCACTCGATCGAGGGGGCGGACGCCTCGAGCACCGCCGTCATCGACTGGCTCGACCGGGTCGCGCCGGAGACGGCGTCGGTCGGCCTGCTCGGCTTCTCGCAGGGCGGCGCGATGGCGATCGAACTGCTTCGCCGGGCACCCGAGCGGTTCGCCTTCGCGGTGAGCCTCGCGGGCTTCGCCCTTCCGGGCGACCGTGTGGGCGACGAGCGGATGTCGCAGCTTCTGCCACCCGTCTTCTGGGGTCGCGGCACGGCCGACGAGGTGATCCCCGCGGCATCCGTCGCTCGCACCCAGACCTGGCTGCCGACGCACGCGGAGCTCGATGAGCGCATCTACGAGGGGCTCGGCCACTCGGTCTCCGAGCGCGAGCTCGCCGATGCCGCAGCCTTCCTCGCGGCCCGGTACGCCTGACGCCGAAGCGACCGGTTCAGACCCCCGAGCCGCCGCTGCGGCGCTCGGCACGCTCCTTGTCGCGATCGGCGACGCGGATCTTCTCGGCGCGCACCTCGGCCTGCGTGGCCCGCTCGGTGACGAGCCAGGCCGGCGGGGCTTCGAGCAGCGCCTTGATCTCGGCGGTGGTGAGCGGCTCGGTGACGCCGCCGCGGGCGAGGCCCGAATTGGAGATGCCGAGCTTCGCTGCGACGACGGTGCGCGGGTGGGGGCCCTCGCGACGCAGCACCTGCAACCACTCGGGCGGGTCGGTCGTGAGCGCCGCCAGCTCGTCGCGGGTCACGAGCCCCTCGCGGAACTCCTCGGGAGCGGCCTCGAGGAGGATTCCGAGCTTCTTGGCTGCGGTCTCCGCCTTCATGGTCTGGGAGTTCTTCGACTGGCTCACTCCAACACCGTAGCCGGTCTGCGGCTCGCC
Proteins encoded in this window:
- a CDS encoding DUF1684 domain-containing protein → MTDTLGALQLADWRRRVFGLYSGVRQLSVHSPAAGHELWKSARDELFAGHPQSPLLPDDRARFTGLTVARYDPDWRFELEVRRAAEPTRITVDSATDGVIPFSLVGEVRIPYLGTLDVWRLTGYGGGLFVPVKDLLAGTPGGTYGGGRYLLDAVKGADLGPGAEPDSIVIDFNFAYNPSCAYDPSWSCPLAQPGNTLREDVPVGERMPR
- a CDS encoding DEAD/DEAH box helicase; protein product: MTDITFSTLGVPAPLVAALAADGKTTAFPIQVDTLPDTLAGRDVLGRGKTGSGKTIAFALPLVARLGTTLAGGRRRPGRPLALVLAPTRELATQIDAVLAPLAAAYDLKTTTIFGGISQKRQVDALRAGVDIVVACPGRLEDLMKQGFVTLDAVEITVLDEADHMADLGFLPVVTRIMDKTPSGGQRLLFSATLDNGVDKLVKRFLHNEVLHSVDEATSHVAAMTHHVFEVADVDAKNDLVKTLASGTGRRILFMRTKHHAKKLAKKLTEQGIPAVDLHGNLSQPQRDRNLAAFSDGSANVMVATDVAARGVHVDNIELVIHVDPPMEHKAYLHRSGRTARAGSEGDVVTISLPAQKQDLKTLLRKAAITVTPQQVTATSPAVTTLVGDVAPYVKPLPRAAVAQQGGGGRSQGANAQRKRAARDERGGESRTSTGAGAGQGRGRGRGGNGQADVAGAPRRDRSGRPAEARANAPKQGGGQGRGAQTTGAQRGASGRSGAKQPLRVGSLVSPSGNARGNRRAQG
- a CDS encoding GNAT family N-acetyltransferase, which encodes MSTEVVAEVVVRPIRDSDVEALGRVHATCWHETYDHLISAAAFEHLSPRRMAELWTHLASRGEEYSQFAALVDGEIVGFVGSGPARDDDAPRDRELFFIYLLDAYHGTGIGQKLFDAAVGEGPVYLWVASDNPRAHRFYARNGFSADGAEQVQPFLGEEIHEVRLVR
- a CDS encoding NUDIX hydrolase family protein gives rise to the protein MSVRTPDPDWNPDDEAVVKPPANPGWLTDLELAELRGRLPLLYVEAVPVRVDGLGQVTEVGVLLRANAVGEMTRTLVSGRVMYGETIRDALFRHLEKDLGPMAFPLLPASSVPFSVAEYFPLPGISPFTDERQHAVSLAFVVPVTGTCEPRQDALEVTWMTPAEAVSEGVAAEMEGGRGTLVKQALASVGVLR
- a CDS encoding alpha/beta hydrolase yields the protein MTPVQIDDEAVLWSASTADREGRPLLVLLHGYNSNEGDLFGLTPYLPLAPAVASLRAPTFTGYGHAWFPLMNEGLEHSIEGADASSTAVIDWLDRVAPETASVGLLGFSQGGAMAIELLRRAPERFAFAVSLAGFALPGDRVGDERMSQLLPPVFWGRGTADEVIPAASVARTQTWLPTHAELDERIYEGLGHSVSERELADAAAFLAARYA
- a CDS encoding DUF5997 family protein translates to MKAETAAKKLGILLEAAPEEFREGLVTRDELAALTTDPPEWLQVLRREGPHPRTVVAAKLGISNSGLARGGVTEPLTTAEIKALLEAPPAWLVTERATQAEVRAEKIRVADRDKERAERRSGGSGV